A single genomic interval of Geotrypetes seraphini chromosome 1, aGeoSer1.1, whole genome shotgun sequence harbors:
- the HAND2 gene encoding heart- and neural crest derivatives-expressed protein 2, with product MSLVGGFPHHPVVHHDGYPFAAAAAASRCHEDNPYFHGWLISHPEMSPPDYSMAQSYSPEYSNGVAGLDHSHYGGVAGSGAGGLVVRPVKRRGTANRKERRRTQSINSAFAELRECIPNVPADTKLSKIKTLRLATSYIAYLMDLLAKDDQNGEAEAFKAEIKKTDVKEEKRKKELNELLKSTVSSNDKKAKGRTGWPQHVWALELKQ from the exons ATGAGTCTGGTCGGGGGCTTCCCTCACCACCCGGTGGTGCACCACGACGGCTACCCTTTCGCCGCGGCCGCCGCCGCCAGCCGCTGCCATGAAGACAATCCCTACTTCCACGGCTGGCTCATCAGCCACCCGGAGATGTCTCCCCCCGACTACAGCATGGCACAGTCCTACAGCCCCGAGTATTCCAACGGCGTCGCCGGTCTGGACCACTCCCATTACGGGGGGGTGGCAGGGAGCGGGGCCGGCGGGCTGGTGGTGCGGCCGGTGAAGCGGCGCGGCACGGCGAACCGCAAGGAAAGGCGCCGGACTCAGAGCATCAACAGCGCCTTCGCCGAGCTGCGCGAGTGCATCCCCAACGTGCCCGCCGACACCAAGCTGTCCAAGATCAAGACCCTCCGCCTGGCCACTAGCTACATCGCCTACCTCATGGACCTGCTGGCCAAGGACGATCAGAACGGCGAAGCGGAGGCCTTCAAGGCGGAGATCAAGAAGACGGACGTGAaagaggaaaagaggaagaaagagcTG AATGAACTCTTGAAAAGCACAGTTAGTAGCAACGATAAGAAAGCCAAGGGAAGGACTGGGTGGCCGCAACATGTTTGGGCTCTGGAGCTCAAACAGTGA